ATCATCGACGTGTGATCGCATCCCGACCCTGCCCGCATCCCACCGCGAACCGCCCAGGAGGCCCCGATGGACAAGCTCCAACCACCCGTTCCCGAGCAGGAGATCACCCCGGCCGAGCCGGTCGAGTCGATCGAGGACGACCAGGCCGGCGACATGCTGCCGGACCTGGCCCCCGAGCAGCAGGCCGAGCTCGCGCAGCGCGCCGACGCCTGGGTCGAGCAGGTCGCCCAGCTGAACCCCCACTCGCAGGAGTACACCGCCCAGGTCAACGCGCTCGGCGCGGTCGCCCGGCGCACCTTCGAGCGCACCAGCCAGACCTCCTCCCGGTTCATGCAGCAGTCGCTGCGGGAGTCGAAGGAGAAGGGCACGGCGCAGGAGTCGGTCGCCAACTCCCTCTCCGAGCTGCGCACCACCATGGAGGACCTCGCCCCGAAGGACGAGACCTTCGCCGAGAAGGCGCTGGGCTGGCTGCCGGGCCGCAACGTCGCCAAGCGCTACTTCCGCAGCTTCGAATCCAATCAGGACCAGCTCGACCAGGTGCTCGGCGCGCTCAGCCGCGGCCAGGAGATGCTGCAGAAGGACAACGCCGAGCTGTCGGTGGAGCGTCGGGCGCTGTGGGAGGACCTCGCCTCCCTGAAGAAGGCCTCCTACCTGCTGAGCCTGCTCGATGACCGGGCGGTGCGGCGGGCCGAGCAGACCCGCGCCGAGGGCAGGGCCGCCGAGGCCGATGCTCTGGAGCGGGACGTGCTGTTCGCGGTGCGGCAGCGCCGCCAGGACGTGGCCACGCAGATCGCCGTCACCGTCCAGGCCTACCTGTCGATGGGCCTCATCGAGGACAACAACACCAAGCTCCAGCAGGGGGTGGAGCGGGCACGGACCACCACCGTCACCGCGCTGCGCACCGCGGTGATCACCGCCCAGGCGCTGGAGAACCAGAAGATCGTGCTGGACCAGATCGACGCGGTCAACCGCACCACCGACAATCTCATCTCCCGCACCTCGCAGATGCTGGCGGACAACTCGGTGAAGATCCAGGAGCAGGCCGCGACCTCCGGGGTCTCCGAGGAGACGCTGCAGAAGGCCTTCGAGAACCTGTTCACCACGATGGACGGGATCGACGCCTTCCGCACCCAGGCCAACCAGAACTTCCTCACCACGGTGACGAACCTGGAGCAGCAGGTCCAGCGCGCCCAGCCCTACCTGGAACGGATGCAGAACGAGCAGCCCGAGCACGAGCAGATCGAGAAGGCCAGTGCGATGGATCTGCTCGAGATCGAGGATCGGCGATGAGCACCGCTCACGCCCCGGCGAGGGAAGGAGTGCTCTGATGGCCTCCGCGGTCACCGATCGTGCGATCAGCGCGATCAAGCAGATGGTGGTGGACGGCACGCTGAGGCCCGGGGACCGGCTCCCCACCGAGAGCGAGCTGTCCGAACGGATCGGGGTCTCCCGCAACTCGCTGCGCGAGGCGGTCAAGGCGCTGTCCGTGATCCGGGTGCTCGACGTGCGCCAGGGCGACGGCACCTATGTGACGGCCCTCGAGCCGGAGCAGCTGCTGGAGTCCCTCGCCTTCGTGCTCGACCTCCACCACGACTCCAGCTATGTGGAGATCATCGAGATCCGGCGCCTGCTGGAGCCGGCCGCGGTCGAGCAGGCCTGCCCGCACCTGACCGACGACGACTTCGACAGGCTCGAGCAGACGATGGCGGACCTCGACGACAGCTCCACCATCGAGGAGCTGGTCGAGGCGGACATCGCTTTCCACCACCAGATCAACGTCCGCTGCCCCAACGACTACCTCAGCTCGCTGCTGGACAGCCTCGCGAGCTCGACCGCCCGGGCCCGGGTGTGGCGCGGCCTGACGGACGATTCCGCGGTGGAGCGCACCCTGGCCGAGCACCGCCGGATCCTCGACGCGCTGCAGGCCCGCCGCCCGGACCTCGCCCGCACCTATGCGGCGGCCCATGTCGCCGGGGTCGAGTCCTGGCTGCTGCAGAAGGGGGAGCCGCCGGCCGAGTGATCTCTATACGACGAATGGGCAAGGCCAGCCCCGTCGCTTGGCGTTGATAAAATTATCGACAGCGCACGTCGTTGATAAAGTTATCAAAGCTCATTTAGCGGACAGCGGTGCCGCGAGCATTCACCGCACGGTCACGCGGTCGACGACGCCTCGCCGAGCCGCCGGTAGACCCGCGCCGCGGTCCCCTGCGTGAGGGCGCGGACGTCGGCCTGCGCCCAGCTGCGCACGTGGGCGAGCAGGGGCGCGAAACCGCTGCCGAGGTCCAGGTGCTGCGGGGCGATCGGCCAGTCCGAGCCGATCATCAGCCGCTCCGGCCCGAAGAGTGCGAGAGCGAGGTCCGCCGCGGCGGCGAAGTCCCCGTTGCCGCTGGTCGCGAGGCCGGAGACCTTCGCGACGACGTTCGGGCAGGCGGCGATCGCCTCGAGCTGCGCCCGCCAGCGGGCCATCGCCTCGTCGTCGCCGAGCGGTGGTTTGCCCAGATGGTCCAGCACCACGGTGAGGCCGGGGTGGCGGCGGGCCACGCGCACCACCTGCTCCATGTGCCGCTCGAAGGCGTCGGGAACATCCAGCGGGAGCCCGGCCTCGGCGAGCAGATCCAGGGACCGTGCGACCTCGGGCCGGTCCAGGAGGCCGGGATCGGGGTCATCGTGGACCAGGTGGCGCACGCCGACGAGATGGTCGGTGCGCTGCGGGTCCGCGAGCGCGGCGCGCACGGCGTCCGGATCCGTCAGCGGCAGCCAGCCGACCACATCGGCCCGCATGATCCCGGCTCCGGCCCCACCCTCGATGGCGCGGGCGGTGCGCTGCAGGTGAGCGGTGTCCTCGGCGGTGTCGTCGGCCTGGACCAGCACCACCCGGGTGACCCCAAGCTCCCCCAGGGGGCCGCGGACCTCGTCGATGCCGACGGTGCGGCGCAGCGGCGTCGGGGCGCCGGCGAGCCAGGCGTAGGGGCTCTCGGCGAGGTCCCACAGATGCAGGTGGGCGTCGGTGACCGGCTCAGCGGCCACCGTCGGCGCCCTCCGTGCTCTGGGCGCGCTCGGCATCCGCGCGGCGCGCGGCATCCTCGGTGCGCTGCACGTCCTCCCAGGCCGCGGCCGGGATCTCGACGCCCATCCGCTGGGCGTTGGAGCGCACCTGCTCCGCGGTGCGCATCCCCAGCACCACCGAGCGCACGGCGGGGTGGCGCAGCGGGAACTGGACGGCGAGGTCCGGGAGGGTGACCCCGTGCCGCTCGGCGATGCCGGCGAGCTCGCGGGCCCGGGCGATCATCTCGGCGGGTGCCTGGTCGTACTCGTAGGTGGCGTCATCGGCGACCCGGTGCCGGGCGAGCAGCCCGGAGTTGAACACGGAGACGGCGACGATCCCCACCCCGTGGTCCACGCAGGCCGTCAGCAGCTCGGCGGCGGCGTCCTGCTCGAGCAGGGTGAAGCGGCCCGAGAGCATGACCAGGTCGATCAGTCCGGTGCGGACGGCGCGGGTGAGCACGTCCGCATCCTTGGAGCCGACGCCGACGGCGCGGACCAGCCCCTCCTCGCGCATCCGGGCCAGAGCCGGCAGCCCTTCGGCGAAGGCCTGCTGCGTCGGGCCCTCCTCCGGGTCGTGGGCGAACAGGATGTCCACCGAGTCCAGTCCCAGGCGTTCGAGGGATTCGGCGTGGGAGCGGCGCACCCCGGCCTCGGAGAAGTCCCATGCGCGCACGTGGTCGTCCGGCACGGCGAAGCCATTAGCCAGGTCGTCGCCAGTGCCGGGGCCGGGCAGCAGCAGGCGCCCCACCTTGGTGGAGACCAGGTACTCCTGACGGGGATAGCCGGCCAGGCGCCGGCCGAGACGGCGCTCGCTGGTGCCGATCCCGTAGTGCGGGGCGGTGTCGAAGCAGCGGATCCCGGCGTCCCAGGCGGCGCGCACCGCACCGTCGGCCTCCTCGTCGGTGGTGGCCCGGTAGAGGTTGCCGAGCTGGGCGGCGCCGAAGCCCAGGGGCGGGAGCACGAGCGGCCCGCCGCCGGGGGCTGCGGCGGGCGCGTCGGCGGCGCTCATGCCGTCACCCCGGGTGCCTGCGCCGGCAGGGACCACACCGGCCTGATCCCGGAGTCGTCGCCGCCGTAGTCGTCGACCACCTCGAGGAACTGGTTGATGTGCTGCTGCCAGCGCTGGTTCGCCGGCTCGGCGGCGAGCTGCCGGCGCATCGCGGCGTAGTCCTCCACCTCGACCAGGTGGAAGATGTCGCGGCCGTCGCGCCAGATCCGCCAGGCGTGCACGCCCGCGGCGCGCAGCGAGGCATCGAGCTCGTCGGGGATGCGGGCGTGCTCACGGTCGTAGTCCGCCTCGCGGCCCTCGGCGATGCGGGTGTGCAGGGCGATCTGTTCCATGCCGGGATCCTCTCAGTGAGCGGCGGTCGGGGCGGGGATGGTGGAGCCGGACTGCTCTGCGCCGGCCCGTGCCGAACCGGCCTGCGACGCTGCCCACGGGGTCACCAGCTCCGCGGCCCAGAAGGGACCGTCCGGGAACAGGTGATCCTGGATCGAGGCGTCGAGCATGCGGGCCCCGTTGCCGGGCTCCTCGGGCGCCATGTAGGCACCGTTCTCGATCCGCACCGGCACCTCGAAGTGCTCGTGGAGGTGGTCCACGAACTCGATCCGGCGTCGCTCGTCGTCCCCGGCGATCGCGACCGCGTCCAGGAAGGCCACGTGCTGGACCATCTCGCACAGGCCCACTCCCCCGGCGTGGGGGCACACGGGCACGTCGAACTTGGCGGCGAGCAGCAGGATCGCGAGGTTCTCGTTGATCCCGGCCACGCGGGTGGCGTCGGCCTGGAGCACGTCGATGCCGCCGGCCTGCAGCAGCTGCTTGAACAGCACCCGGTTGGCGCCCTGCTCGCCGGTGGCGATGCGCACGGGCGTGACCGCCTCGCGGATCGCGGCGTGGGCGAGGATGTCATCGGGGTAGGTGGGCTCCTCGACCCAGTACGGGTCGTGCGGGGCCAGGGCGCGGATCGCCTCGATCGCCTCGGCGGTGCCCCAGCGCTGGTTGGCGTCGATCGCGATCGGGAAGCCGGGGCCCATCTCCTCGCGGGCGATCCGCAGGCGGCGCTCGTCGTCGGCGGCGTCGGCGCCCACCTTCAGCTTCACCATCTCGAAGCCGTCCTCGCGGGCCTCGCGCAGCAGCCTGACCAGCTTCTCGTCGCTGTAACCGAGCCAGCCGGGGGTGGTGGTGTAGGCGGGCACGCCCGTCTCGCGCAGCGCGGCGATCCGCTGCTGCTTGCCCTCGGCGCCGCGGCGCAGGATCCCCAGCGCCTCCTCGCGGGTCAGCGCGTCCTCGAGATAGCGCAGGTCCACCAGGTCCAGCAGCTCCTCAGGGCTGAGCGAGGCGAGGGTGAGCCACAGCGGCCTGCCCTCGCGGCGGGCGCGCAGGTCCCACAGGGCGTTGACCACGGCACCGATCGCCATGGTCATCACGCCCTTCTCCGGGCCCAGCCAGCGCAGCTGCGAGTCGTAGCTGAGCTCGCGGTAGATCCCGCCGAGATCGGCGAGGACCTCCTCGACGTCCCGGTCCAGCAGATGCGGGGCCAGGGCCGCGATCGCGGCGCTCTGCACGTCGTTGCCGCGGCCGATGGTGAACACCAGGGCGGTGCCCGCATCGCCGGCGTCGGTGCGCACGGTGAGGTAGGCCGCCGAGTAGTCCGGATCGGGGTTCATGGCGTCCGAGCCGTCGAGGCTGCGGCTGGTGGGGAAGCGGACGTCCTGCACGTCCAGGGCGGTGAAGGTGCTCATGGGAGGGCTCTCTGCGAGGCGGCCTGGGCCGGGACGAAGGTGGTGCGCTGGGTGCCGAGATGCTCGATGCCGATCTCGACCACGTCGCCGGCTCCGAGGTACGGGAAGCGGCCGGACAGGGCGACGCCCTGCGGGGTGCCGGTGTTGATCACGTCGCCGGGCGAGAGCACCATGTACTGCGAGAGGTGCTGGACGATCCGGGCGACGGTGAAGATCATGTCCGCGGTGGTGGAGTCCTGGCGGGCCTCGCCGTTCACGGCGGACCACAGCCGCAGCGCCTGGGGGTCGACCTCGTCCGCCGGGACCAGGCCGGGTCCCAGCGGATTGAAGCCGCGGGAGTTCTTGCCCTTGGACCACTGACCACCGGACTCCGCCAGCTGGAAGTCCCGTTCGGAGAGGTCGTGGCTGGTCACGTACCCGGCGATGACGTCGAGCGCGGCCTGCTCATCGGGCAGGTAGGCGGCCTCCGCCCCGATCACGACGCCCAGCTCCACCTCCCAGTCGACCTTCTCGGCGCCCGGCGGGATCTCGACGTCGTCGTGCGGGCCGACGACGGTGTTGGGGTGCTTGTGGAACAGGATCGGCACCGTGGGCGGCTCCGCGCCGGACTCCGCGGCGTGCTCGGCGTAGTTCTGGCCGATGCACAGCACCGCCATGGGGCGCGCGATCGGGGCGCCGATGCGCTCCTGCTCCACGCCTTCCCAGACCGGCAGCTCCCCGGCGGTGAGCGCCTCGCGCACCCGCGCGATCCCGCCGCCGGCGAGGAACTCCCCGTCGATCTCGTCGGTCAGCGGTGCGAGGCGATAGGTCACCCCCTCGGAGACGGCAGCCGGCTTCTCCTGACCCACCGGGCCGAGACGTCGCAGTTCCACGGACACTCCATTCCTCATCGGGCACGGTCTCCTCCGCCGTCAACGAGAGCCCGAACCTCGTCGGCACGCCTATCATCCTATGTCTTGAGGCGAGGAAACAAGTCTGGGTGGCATTCATCCCGGAAAACGGCGGATCAGGCCGCGGCCTGGACGCGCGGCGCGTGCACAGAGCTAGGATGACTGGGCAGAGTCATCCACCCCCATCCCGAGGAGCCCACCCGTGTCCCAGACCCCCGCCGCACCATCGACCGCCCCGGACCCGCACGGCGAGTTCTCCGGCCTGCGCGCCCTGGTCACCGGCGGCGCCTCCGGGATCGGCGCCGCCACCGCGACCGCCCTGCTGGGTCGGGGCGCTCAGGTGGCGGTGCTGGACCTGCACCCGGAGGGCGGCCCCGAGGGCGCCCTCGCCCTGCGCTGTGACGTGGCGGACACCGCGAGCGTCGAGGCGGCGGTGACCGAGGCCGCTGCCCAGCTCGGCGGCGTGGACATCGTGATCAACAACGCCGGGATCGGCGCGCAGGGCGATGTCACCGGCAACGATGACGCCGAATGGGCCCGGGTGCTCGACGTCAACGTCACCTCGGTGGCCCGGGTGATCCGCGCCGCCCTGCCGCATCTGCGCCGCTCCGAGCACGCCGCGGTCGTGAACACCGCCTCGATCGCCTCCGCGGTGGGCCTGCCGCAGCGGGTGCTCTACTCGGCCACCAAGGGCGCCGTGCAGTCGATGACCCTGGCCATGGCCGCGGATCTGGTGGGCGAGGGGATCCGCGTCAACGCCGTGCTCCCCGGCACCGCGGACACCCCCTGGATCGGCCGGCTGCTGGAGAAGGCCGAGGACCCCGCCGCCGAGCGGGCGGCACTGGAGGCCCGGCAGCCGCACGGCCGATTGGTCTCCCCCGAGGAGGTCGCCGAGGCCCACTGCTACCTCGCCTCGCCGCGCAACGGCTCCACCGTGGGCGTGCTGCTGTCGATCGACGGCGGCGTCACCGGGGTGCGCACCCGGTCCTGAGCGGCGGTGGAAGGTGGGACGCGGGCTCCGCACGGGGTTACGCGGCCCCGGAGCCGAGAATCGGATCGGCGTCCCCGGTCACCGGGCGTCGGGCTCCTCCTCCGTGCGGCGCGCGATCTCCCGATCGTTCGCATCCGCCCGGCGCGTTCCCACCGCTGAGCCGAGAGCGACGCCCGCGCCGAGCCCGATCCCCGCGCCGTACACGAAGTCTCCCGGCAGGGCCTGTCCGACGAGGTGGCCGACAGCGCCGCAGAACAGCGCTCCCAGCACGATCCACAGGGTGAGGATGCCTCCTCGGCTCCACAGCGGCGTCCTGCGCTCCCCTGCCCCGGGGCGCCTGCGCGGTCTCGGGGAGGGGCGATCCCCAGGGGCCTCGCCGTGGTCCAGGTGATCATCCGGCGTCGTCATGCCGCGCTCCTCTGCTCTGCGACCTCCATGGCTCTGCGACCTCCATGCCATCAGAGTCGGTCGGGCCGGGGCACCGACTATCGTCGGGGATGGCACGGCGGCAGTAGCGCTGCGGAGTCGTCGCGGCGGTCCCACGGCACGCGGCTCGCTCAGTCGGTCGTTCCCCGCAGCACCTGGTAGACGATCGAGTCGTCGCGGCGGTCCCAGCCCAGCTCGCTGCCGCGCTGGTAGATCTCCTGGGCGGAGGATGCCAGCGGCACCTCCTGGGAGACCTCCGCCGCTGCCTCTGCGACCAGGCCCATGTCCTTGACGAAGATGGTCAGCGCGGAGCGGACGTCGTCGAAATCGTGATCGACCATGCGCCGGCCGCGATCGCCGAACATGAAGGAGGCCGCCGCACCGGTGCCGAGCACCTCATGGACCTGCTTCAGATCCAGGCCCATCGAGTCGGCGAGGGCGAGCGCCTCGCCGGCTGCGGCGATGTGCACGCCGCACAGCAGCTGGTTGACGATCTTGAAGCGCTGTCCGTCACCGGGGCGGGGGCCGACGACCGGGGCGTTCGCGGCCAGGGCATCGAGCACGGGCCGCACGGCGGCGACGTCGGCCAGGGCCTGCTCACCGCCGACGTTGCCGGG
The window above is part of the Brachybacterium vulturis genome. Proteins encoded here:
- a CDS encoding aldo/keto reductase, with amino-acid sequence MSAADAPAAAPGGGPLVLPPLGFGAAQLGNLYRATTDEEADGAVRAAWDAGIRCFDTAPHYGIGTSERRLGRRLAGYPRQEYLVSTKVGRLLLPGPGTGDDLANGFAVPDDHVRAWDFSEAGVRRSHAESLERLGLDSVDILFAHDPEEGPTQQAFAEGLPALARMREEGLVRAVGVGSKDADVLTRAVRTGLIDLVMLSGRFTLLEQDAAAELLTACVDHGVGIVAVSVFNSGLLARHRVADDATYEYDQAPAEMIARARELAGIAERHGVTLPDLAVQFPLRHPAVRSVVLGMRTAEQVRSNAQRMGVEIPAAAWEDVQRTEDAARRADAERAQSTEGADGGR
- a CDS encoding SDR family NAD(P)-dependent oxidoreductase yields the protein MSQTPAAPSTAPDPHGEFSGLRALVTGGASGIGAATATALLGRGAQVAVLDLHPEGGPEGALALRCDVADTASVEAAVTEAAAQLGGVDIVINNAGIGAQGDVTGNDDAEWARVLDVNVTSVARVIRAALPHLRRSEHAAVVNTASIASAVGLPQRVLYSATKGAVQSMTLAMAADLVGEGIRVNAVLPGTADTPWIGRLLEKAEDPAAERAALEARQPHGRLVSPEEVAEAHCYLASPRNGSTVGVLLSIDGGVTGVRTRS
- a CDS encoding toxic anion resistance protein yields the protein MDKLQPPVPEQEITPAEPVESIEDDQAGDMLPDLAPEQQAELAQRADAWVEQVAQLNPHSQEYTAQVNALGAVARRTFERTSQTSSRFMQQSLRESKEKGTAQESVANSLSELRTTMEDLAPKDETFAEKALGWLPGRNVAKRYFRSFESNQDQLDQVLGALSRGQEMLQKDNAELSVERRALWEDLASLKKASYLLSLLDDRAVRRAEQTRAEGRAAEADALERDVLFAVRQRRQDVATQIAVTVQAYLSMGLIEDNNTKLQQGVERARTTTVTALRTAVITAQALENQKIVLDQIDAVNRTTDNLISRTSQMLADNSVKIQEQAATSGVSEETLQKAFENLFTTMDGIDAFRTQANQNFLTTVTNLEQQVQRAQPYLERMQNEQPEHEQIEKASAMDLLEIEDRR
- a CDS encoding enolase C-terminal domain-like protein, whose amino-acid sequence is MSTFTALDVQDVRFPTSRSLDGSDAMNPDPDYSAAYLTVRTDAGDAGTALVFTIGRGNDVQSAAIAALAPHLLDRDVEEVLADLGGIYRELSYDSQLRWLGPEKGVMTMAIGAVVNALWDLRARREGRPLWLTLASLSPEELLDLVDLRYLEDALTREEALGILRRGAEGKQQRIAALRETGVPAYTTTPGWLGYSDEKLVRLLREAREDGFEMVKLKVGADAADDERRLRIAREEMGPGFPIAIDANQRWGTAEAIEAIRALAPHDPYWVEEPTYPDDILAHAAIREAVTPVRIATGEQGANRVLFKQLLQAGGIDVLQADATRVAGINENLAILLLAAKFDVPVCPHAGGVGLCEMVQHVAFLDAVAIAGDDERRRIEFVDHLHEHFEVPVRIENGAYMAPEEPGNGARMLDASIQDHLFPDGPFWAAELVTPWAASQAGSARAGAEQSGSTIPAPTAAH
- a CDS encoding NAD-binding protein, which encodes MEGQFCPGNVGGEQALADVAAVRPVLDALAANAPVVGPRPGDGQRFKIVNQLLCGVHIAAAGEALALADSMGLDLKQVHEVLGTGAAASFMFGDRGRRMVDHDFDDVRSALTIFVKDMGLVAEAAAEVSQEVPLASSAQEIYQRGSELGWDRRDDSIVYQVLRGTTD
- a CDS encoding FadR/GntR family transcriptional regulator is translated as MASAVTDRAISAIKQMVVDGTLRPGDRLPTESELSERIGVSRNSLREAVKALSVIRVLDVRQGDGTYVTALEPEQLLESLAFVLDLHHDSSYVEIIEIRRLLEPAAVEQACPHLTDDDFDRLEQTMADLDDSSTIEELVEADIAFHHQINVRCPNDYLSSLLDSLASSTARARVWRGLTDDSAVERTLAEHRRILDALQARRPDLARTYAAAHVAGVESWLLQKGEPPAE
- a CDS encoding L-rhamnose mutarotase yields the protein MEQIALHTRIAEGREADYDREHARIPDELDASLRAAGVHAWRIWRDGRDIFHLVEVEDYAAMRRQLAAEPANQRWQQHINQFLEVVDDYGGDDSGIRPVWSLPAQAPGVTA
- a CDS encoding fumarylacetoacetate hydrolase family protein, coding for MELRRLGPVGQEKPAAVSEGVTYRLAPLTDEIDGEFLAGGGIARVREALTAGELPVWEGVEQERIGAPIARPMAVLCIGQNYAEHAAESGAEPPTVPILFHKHPNTVVGPHDDVEIPPGAEKVDWEVELGVVIGAEAAYLPDEQAALDVIAGYVTSHDLSERDFQLAESGGQWSKGKNSRGFNPLGPGLVPADEVDPQALRLWSAVNGEARQDSTTADMIFTVARIVQHLSQYMVLSPGDVINTGTPQGVALSGRFPYLGAGDVVEIGIEHLGTQRTTFVPAQAASQRALP
- a CDS encoding amidohydrolase family protein yields the protein MAAEPVTDAHLHLWDLAESPYAWLAGAPTPLRRTVGIDEVRGPLGELGVTRVVLVQADDTAEDTAHLQRTARAIEGGAGAGIMRADVVGWLPLTDPDAVRAALADPQRTDHLVGVRHLVHDDPDPGLLDRPEVARSLDLLAEAGLPLDVPDAFERHMEQVVRVARRHPGLTVVLDHLGKPPLGDDEAMARWRAQLEAIAACPNVVAKVSGLATSGNGDFAAAADLALALFGPERLMIGSDWPIAPQHLDLGSGFAPLLAHVRSWAQADVRALTQGTAARVYRRLGEASSTA